Genomic window (Synergistaceae bacterium):
CTGCGCGGAGCTTCTTCAAGAAATGACGTGCTGGGCATAAAAACTTTCTCCTTTCGAATTTGTCAGTTAGCCTTTATCGCTATCGGTGCTTTAAAGGCGGTGAATGTTATTCCGTCCTTCAGCGGGATAACGCCGTCGGGCTGGACTTCTTTTGCCGCACCCTTAGAGGTTACTGCGTCCCAAGATTTGCTGGTCATGTTCCTGAGACCCAGAGCGGAAGGATTGTCTTTCCTCGCTATTATAGCGGTAATTGGCGATAATGCTTCCTGTTCATGACAGACCCCGAGCTGACATCTGTAGACCCTCGTGCCCCTCACTGCCGGAATGCTGTACCCCGAGAGCTCGAGCCTGAAGGGTATATCCGCCATCTTTCTGCACGAATCGCACTCGCACGGCCTGCCCTGCTGCGTGAAAATCTCGTTTCCGCACGAGCACAGGACTATGTCGCTCCTGAAGCGCGTTAATGCTTTGAGCCACTCTATCTCTTTCGGTCTTGCGGCCGGATCGCGGAATGCTTCCTCAGAGAACGCGGCGGTGAAGATTTCCTTCATGTAGTCCGGGAGGCACGGCCATACTGCGAGGGAGTTGCGGTTAAGCCTGCGGTGAGGCGCGTTGCTGGTGTTCTCAGAGTTCCACATGAAGAGAGGGTCTGAGCCGTAGAACTTCTCCTGAATCTCCGGCGTGAGGCAGGGGACGGAAAAATGCCGCTTGCCTTCGAGCGGGTGGTCAAGGCAGAACAGTATGTAGAGTATCAGGGACATCGAGAACCTGTCGCTCAAGTTGTTGGGCTTGCGTTCGCGCAGGACTATTTCTGGTGCGATGTAGCGGGGCTTGCCCATTATGCCGGTCTCTTTGCCGTCGGGAGCTATGTTGTCGCAGTCGCAGATGAGTACGTCGCCGGTGTCGGGGTTGATGAAGAAGTTGCCGTCGTTGAGGTCCTGATAGCTGTAGCCTGCGTTGTGCAGAATCCTGAATGCCGAGACGATGTGAAGCGCGGCATCCACGACTCTCTTGTAGGACTTGAAACGCTGCTTGCAGAGCATGAAGTCAGTAATTTCGTAGTAGTTCGCGGGTTTTAGGGGCATGATGTAGCCGAATGTTCCGTCGTGCCACTCTGTGATGTCGACCGGCCACAGAAATTCGTCGCTCGGTGCACCCTTCTTGACGTTGTGAAGGATGTTGTCGTAGAAGGCTGTGGGGTTGTCGCCCAAGCGTCCCTTCTTGTACCACTTGAGGGCTTTCTTCTCGCCGTTGAAGGTTACGAGGTAGACTTCACCTTCGCCGCCTTCAGCTAGGAACTTGTCGATTGTTACTGTGCCGCCTAAGTTTGTCTTGATGGAGAAACCTTGATTGAGATTGCTCATGTTCTGCTGATGCACCTTCCTTTGTGTGTGATTAACATCTCTGTTTTGCGTGAGTGTATCTTGCGCCGTAAGCACGGAGGAGTCTTGCTATAGCGGAATATCCTTTGCGTTCCGCATCATATAAAGCTGTCCGGCCGGTCCAATCCACAGCGTTGACATCTGCGCCGTGCCTCAGGAGAAATTCTGCTGCGTCTTCGCGCCCGTATTGTGCGGCTTCATGTAAAGCCGTCCGGCCGTACTCGTTCTTAGCATTTATGTCAGCACCATACTGTAAGAGCACTTCTGCTGCGTCCAAGCGGCCGAGAGCTACCGTATGCATTAAAGCCGTCCAGTCGCCTCGATACTTAGCGTTGACGTTAGCACCATTCCTCAGAGCCTCTTCAACCGCTCCAGCATCGCCCCTTCCGCAAAGGGCTATGAACTCCTCGTCATCCATCGCCGGACGTGTCGACTTGAACCTCTGCACGGGCTGTCTCACCTGCTGAACAACAGGTGGTGTAGGGGTGCTCTTCACAGGCGCGGGAAGACGAAGCCCAATCACCCCCGCCACCATGTGCACATACTTCATCGCTACGTCCTCAGGAATGAACAGCTCCGTCAGCTTCGTAACCTCCAAGCGTACCTTCCTCTGACATTCAGACTTATCTGCTCCAGACTGCTTCAGTGCAACTAGAGCCTTCATTACGCCCTCATTGGCCATAATCTTGATGACGTGATACTCCTGCTTGTGCGATGCGGTGCTGTAGAAATCAGGGAGAAGGTTCATTATGTTTTCCTTGCCCCCGATTCTCCCATTGCCGGAGAAAATTTCCGCGCCGTACTCTCCGGCAAGATACCTCAACACGCTCTCGAGGTCGTCCCTGTCGTAATTCATTGTCCGCCTCCTTTGCCGGTCAGCCGTGCCCAACGCTTCCGCCACTTCTTCCGAGCCTCCAGCCTCTCGCCCAAGTCCCGCGCTCCTACTCCGTACACCAAGTACAGGATAATTCCCGACACAACCATAATGAACACAGTAGACGCACACCGTCTGCCCGAAGCGTTGATGTTGTAGCCCTCTCTGCCTTCCTCCATCGTCATGTTCTGGATTATCATCGCGTAGGTCTTGCCGTAAGACGACTGGAACGTCGCCCCCATGTCGTACTCAGTGAACAGTGCGTTGAAGTTCAGCGCGAAGACAGCAAGAACACTCGGGAGGATTATGGGGAGCTTGACCTTCAGGAAAGTATACACCGGCGAAGCTCCGAGATTCTTGGCCGCATCCTCGAGCTCGTCGTCGATAGCGTAGAACGCCGCCTTAATCATCCTCAGAGCAAACGGCAGCTTCGTAACCGTGTACGCCATGACGATAAGGAAGCGTACATTCTCGCGCCAGTAGAGATTCTGCCCGAACACGTACCACACTTCACGGTTGAAGAATATCCTGAAGGAGTAGCAGATTAGGATTGTGGGCAGAAGCCAAGGGAACAGCAGACAGCTTTCAGTAACGAGAGCGCGCATCTTGTTGCGATGACGGAAAATGTACGACACGGCCAAGACCACGATTACGCACGCCAACGCCGCCGCGACCGCCGACATCACGAACGACAGCCGGATACCCCCTACAGCGTCTGCGTTCGAGAACACGCCGGAGATTGAGCCGATTCGTGTGCGGAGCCTTCCGCGCGAGGTCATGTACTCGTAGTTCTGAGTGCCGAAGTAGTTGACCAGCGTCCAGTCCGTGAAGTTGAGCATCTTGCTCCGTATTGCGGGGTAATTCTGGAAGGAGAACAGCACAATCATCACAACAGGGGTCATGTAGATGATGAACAGGACGTAAGCGTAGATGTGTGCGATTGCGTTCCACAAGGGAGAAGCTATCTTCTGCTTGACGAGCTTTGCCTTCGTCTTCGACACAGAGAGGTAATGACCTTTGCGCTCGTAATGGTTAAGGACGCTGAGAAGAATGACCGTGAACATCGCCAGAATCACGCTGAGGAGTGCCGCCCTCGCCTGAGGGAATGCCTCATCAGCCGAGCTTGAACCTGCGAGCCTGACAATTTCAGGGTTGATTGAGTTGTAGCCTAAGAGCGTAGGTGCGGACATTGCGCACAAGCCGGTGATGAACGTCATAACGGTAAGCGAGAACAGAGTCGGCAGGAGCGTGGGCATCACGACGCTGAAGAGTACGCGGAAGGGGCTTGCTCCGAGATTGCGGGCTGCCTCGACAGTGTTGTAGTCTATCCCGCGAATGGCATTGCGGAGGAACAGCGCATGATTCGACGTGCAGGCAAAAGTCATCGTGAACAGCACGGCGTTGAACCCCGAGAACCACTGACGGTTCATCATCGGGAACATCTGCGCGAGCCATGTGGTCATCATTCCGTTGCTGTCGTAGAGGAACTGATACCCCGTAACCAGAGCCACGCCAGAGTAGATTAATGTGGTCATGTAGCCCATCCGCAGAATACTTGCTCCCTTGATGTCGAAGTACTCGGTGAGGAGCACAATGCTTATCCCGACGACATTAACCGTGAAGACGAGGCACACGGCGAGCTTGAGGGAGTTCCAGACGAAGAGGGGCATAGTCCCTGCCATGAAGAACTTAATCACGGCGAGAGGGTCAATGTTGCCCTGCGCGTTCTTGGTGGTGAAGATTGATGTTAATGTGTTGAGGCAAGGAAGCACCATGAAGCCGAGAAACAGATACAGGAACAGCACCAGCCCGAAGAGCTTAGCGACGAATCCAGCGTCGAAAGAGTTAGTTTTCTGCATGACTATCACCTGCCGTAGCTCATGATGTCCTGAGGACGGATAATGACCTTCACGCTTTCGCCGGGAGAGTAGATGTTCACGCCGTCGTTCTTCTCTATGACCTTGAGGGTCTGCCCCAACACCTTGATGTAGTATTTGATGTAGAGGCCGTAATATTCTTGGCTCTCTATCACTCCGTCGAAGCCCTCAGTGCCTCCGCGCTCAACGTGAATCCTCTCGAGACGGATGAAGTGATTGCTGTCCTCGTTCAGGCCAAGTGTTGAGGTTATTGCTCCCTCCAGCTTGTTGATGTCCCCGATGAAGTTCGCGACAAACTCAGTTGCGGAATGGTTGTAGATTTCGTTCGGCGTGCCGGTCTGCTCGATAACTCCCTTGTTGAAGACGGAGATGCAGTCCGACAGCGTCAACGCTTCTTCTTGGTCGTGGGTAACGTAGATTGTCGTTATGCCAAACTCCTTCTGCATACTCTTAAGCTCGTTGCGGAGCTGTACGCGCAGTTTCGCGTCGAGGTTGCTGAGCGGCTCGTCCATGCAGATTATTGCCGGGCCGGTAACTAGTGCTCGTGCAATGGCAACTCTCTGCTGCTGTCCGCCGGAAAGCTGGCTGACTGCTTTTGCGAGCTGTTCGTCGGAGAGGTCAACCTTCGCGGCTATGTCCCTGACTTTGCGGTCAATCTCTGACTTGCTGAGCTTCTTTATCTTGAGGCCGAAAGCTATATTGTCGTAGACCGTCATTGTCGGGAAGAGAGCGTAACTCTGGAACACGATTCCGATGTTGCGCTTCTCGATTGGTACGTGAGTGATGTCCTGCCCGGCCATAAAGACGCTGCCTGATGACGGCTCGATGAAGCCGGTGATGGTGCGAAGGGTGGTAGTTTTGCCGCAGCCGGAGGGCCCGAGAAATGTGTAGAACTGTCCTTCTTTGACGTGAACGTTAATATCACGGAGAGCCTCGAAGTCTCCGAACTTGACGAAGATACTATGAAGCCTTATCAAGGTAGATTACCTCCTGAGAAAATGAGTGAATGGATTGTGTGAGTATAGCATAAATCCATTACCACAGGAGAAATCCAGACTGAAGCTGTAAGGGAGGGCTAGATTCCTCCCCCAAGCTCCACTGCTTTTACCCTCGCCGTCTTTATGTACCCTATCGCATCGTCAAGGCTGTGCGGTTCACTCACCGTGCACTTACTCAGCACTTCCTCAACCAGCCCCGCAATCTCCGTGAAGCCTATCCTGCCCTTCAGGAACAAATCCACCGCCGCTTCATCCGCACCGACCAGCAGAGCAGGATACGCGCCCCTTTTCCTCATGACCTCGCGCGCAATCCGTATCGCCGGAAACCTCTCTGCATCAGGCTCGTAGAACCTCACCTCGTGCTTCAGGAAGTCAGGCCTGTGGAAACTCTCCGCCGGAAAGTGTCTCTCAGGCCAGAACAAGCACGAAGCGGCAGGAAGCTTCATGTCTGGTTCAGCCGCAAGCATCTTCACGCTCCCGTCCTCGAACTCTACCAGCCCGTGAACAAACGAGCCCGGCGACACCAGCGCGTCAACCTGTTCCGCCGCAAGCCCGAAAAGGTACATTGCCTCGATAAGCTCTATGCCCTTGTTCATGAGAGTTGCGCTGTCGATTGTGATTTTTGCCCCCATGTCCCACACAGGATGCTTCAACGCCATTTCAGGAGTTACGTTCTGCAGTTCCTCAACAGTGAAATTCCTGAACGGCCCGCCCGATGCTGTAAGGTAGATTTTACGCACGAACGCTTTATCCTCCCCGTGAAGGCACTGCCAGATTGCGTTATGTTCGCTGTCCAATGGCCGGAGCTGTTCAGGGTGCTTCACTAGAGGCATAACCCACGAACCGCCGACAACTATGCTTTCTTTGTTGGCGAGCGATACGGTCTTCCCCGCAGAAAGCGCGGAGCACAGAGCCTTTATCGCACCAGTCCCAGACGACGCAAACACAACGTGTTCGACCTCAGGGAGGTTCACGAGCTCTTCAAGCCCAGCCTCGCCGGTCTCCTCGAAAGCGTAAACGTGCGGGACACGGAACTTCTCCGCAAGCTCAGCAAGTTTTGGTGAATGGTGATTAGCAGCAACAGCAGCAACCTTCAGCTTCTCCGGCCAAGCCTCGCACACAGCCATCACCGAACTTCCGACACTGCCGGTTGCTCCGATAACTCCTACGTTCATAGCAGCACCCTCAGCATTAAGTACGTCAGCAGACCGTTGAACAAGATGCTGTCGAAACGGTCAAGCATTCCCCCGTGCCCGGGAATTACGCTCCCTGAATCCTTGATTTCTGCCTCGCGCTTCAGGAGTGATTCTGCAAGGTCGCCCACCTGCCCGAAGATGCCGCAGATAAAGCCGATGCAAATCATGGGGTTTTCCGGGAGGCTGAAGATGTACAGGCACAGCGCATTCACCAAGAGGCTCGCGATTACTCCCGCGATGAAGCCCTGTACCGTCTTTCCCGGACTCACGTACGGACAGAGCTTTACCGTGCCGAAGAGCTTTCCGCCGACGTACGCCCCGACATCACACGCCCACGTGCAGAAGAACAGCGTGCACAGAATCTGCCGTCCGACGTAGTAATCATGAAGCATTATCATGCACACCCAAGGGACGGTGATGTACAGCACACCCGAGATTATTGCTCCCGCGCTGGTTATCGCGTAGCTCTCCCCCTTAGTGAGCTGCCTCCTCACAATCTCAACCACAAACACCGCGCACACGCACAGCGACAGAATCATAGCCAGAACTACCGGCTGAGGTTTGTCCAGCGACGCGGCAACCAGAAACACCACCGAGAAGACATAGCCCACTCCTGGAGAGACACGGGCGGCTCTAGTCGCGGCCTTGCGGT
Coding sequences:
- a CDS encoding phosphatidate cytidylyltransferase gives rise to the protein MAGSRAEKQELRLRALSSVGVVVVIIGSIYLGHYAWTLVAGLIALSSLGEYYRILNRKAATRAARVSPGVGYVFSVVFLVAASLDKPQPVVLAMILSLCVCAVFVVEIVRRQLTKGESYAITSAGAIISGVLYITVPWVCMIMLHDYYVGRQILCTLFFCTWACDVGAYVGGKLFGTVKLCPYVSPGKTVQGFIAGVIASLLVNALCLYIFSLPENPMICIGFICGIFGQVGDLAESLLKREAEIKDSGSVIPGHGGMLDRFDSILFNGLLTYLMLRVLL
- a CDS encoding iron ABC transporter permease, with the protein product MQKTNSFDAGFVAKLFGLVLFLYLFLGFMVLPCLNTLTSIFTTKNAQGNIDPLAVIKFFMAGTMPLFVWNSLKLAVCLVFTVNVVGISIVLLTEYFDIKGASILRMGYMTTLIYSGVALVTGYQFLYDSNGMMTTWLAQMFPMMNRQWFSGFNAVLFTMTFACTSNHALFLRNAIRGIDYNTVEAARNLGASPFRVLFSVVMPTLLPTLFSLTVMTFITGLCAMSAPTLLGYNSINPEIVRLAGSSSADEAFPQARAALLSVILAMFTVILLSVLNHYERKGHYLSVSKTKAKLVKQKIASPLWNAIAHIYAYVLFIIYMTPVVMIVLFSFQNYPAIRSKMLNFTDWTLVNYFGTQNYEYMTSRGRLRTRIGSISGVFSNADAVGGIRLSFVMSAVAAALACVIVVLAVSYIFRHRNKMRALVTESCLLFPWLLPTILICYSFRIFFNREVWYVFGQNLYWRENVRFLIVMAYTVTKLPFALRMIKAAFYAIDDELEDAAKNLGASPVYTFLKVKLPIILPSVLAVFALNFNALFTEYDMGATFQSSYGKTYAMIIQNMTMEEGREGYNINASGRRCASTVFIMVVSGIILYLVYGVGARDLGERLEARKKWRKRWARLTGKGGGQ
- a CDS encoding 1-deoxy-D-xylulose-5-phosphate reductoisomerase, which encodes MNVGVIGATGSVGSSVMAVCEAWPEKLKVAAVAANHHSPKLAELAEKFRVPHVYAFEETGEAGLEELVNLPEVEHVVFASSGTGAIKALCSALSAGKTVSLANKESIVVGGSWVMPLVKHPEQLRPLDSEHNAIWQCLHGEDKAFVRKIYLTASGGPFRNFTVEELQNVTPEMALKHPVWDMGAKITIDSATLMNKGIELIEAMYLFGLAAEQVDALVSPGSFVHGLVEFEDGSVKMLAAEPDMKLPAASCLFWPERHFPAESFHRPDFLKHEVRFYEPDAERFPAIRIAREVMRKRGAYPALLVGADEAAVDLFLKGRIGFTEIAGLVEEVLSKCTVSEPHSLDDAIGYIKTARVKAVELGGGI
- a CDS encoding ABC transporter ATP-binding protein, with protein sequence MIRLHSIFVKFGDFEALRDINVHVKEGQFYTFLGPSGCGKTTTLRTITGFIEPSSGSVFMAGQDITHVPIEKRNIGIVFQSYALFPTMTVYDNIAFGLKIKKLSKSEIDRKVRDIAAKVDLSDEQLAKAVSQLSGGQQQRVAIARALVTGPAIICMDEPLSNLDAKLRVQLRNELKSMQKEFGITTIYVTHDQEEALTLSDCISVFNKGVIEQTGTPNEIYNHSATEFVANFIGDINKLEGAITSTLGLNEDSNHFIRLERIHVERGGTEGFDGVIESQEYYGLYIKYYIKVLGQTLKVIEKNDGVNIYSPGESVKVIIRPQDIMSYGR
- a CDS encoding ankyrin repeat domain-containing protein is translated as MNYDRDDLESVLRYLAGEYGAEIFSGNGRIGGKENIMNLLPDFYSTASHKQEYHVIKIMANEGVMKALVALKQSGADKSECQRKVRLEVTKLTELFIPEDVAMKYVHMVAGVIGLRLPAPVKSTPTPPVVQQVRQPVQRFKSTRPAMDDEEFIALCGRGDAGAVEEALRNGANVNAKYRGDWTALMHTVALGRLDAAEVLLQYGADINAKNEYGRTALHEAAQYGREDAAEFLLRHGADVNAVDWTGRTALYDAERKGYSAIARLLRAYGARYTHAKQRC